One region of Methanophagales archaeon genomic DNA includes:
- a CDS encoding tetratricopeptide repeat-containing protein, producing the protein LGIIAQERQQFDEAEQWYRKALEIRERLGLQRDAATDYHQLGIIAQERQQFDEAEQWYRKALEIFEKLGLERYAAYGYHQLGIIAQERQQFDVAEQWYRKALEIYDKIGHPPLKVDTLAQFGVLRFHQGRLHESVAWFAKAYGIASAYRMPVVEMIKSSIRRLLEAMGREGFVNAWREATGGEEPRIDEIKVKGQIRREKN; encoded by the coding sequence AGTTGGGAATAATTGCGCAGGAACGACAGCAGTTTGATGAGGCGGAGCAGTGGTATCGTAAAGCGCTTGAAATAAGAGAGAGGCTGGGCCTGCAAAGGGATGCCGCTACCGATTATCACCAGTTGGGAATAATTGCGCAGGAACGACAGCAGTTTGATGAGGCGGAGCAGTGGTACCGTAAAGCGCTTGAGATATTTGAGAAGCTGGGCTTGGAAAGATACGCCGCTTACGGGTATCATCAGTTGGGAATAATTGCGCAGGAACGACAGCAGTTTGACGTGGCGGAGCAGTGGTATCGCAAAGCGCTTGAAATATATGATAAGATTGGGCATCCTCCTTTAAAAGTAGATACATTAGCACAGTTTGGTGTTTTACGCTTTCACCAGGGACGGCTCCACGAGTCAGTGGCATGGTTCGCAAAGGCTTATGGAATCGCATCTGCATACAGGATGCCAGTTGTAGAAATGATAAAATCATCGATTAGAAGACTGCTTGAAGCGATGGGGAGAGAGGGATTCGTGAATGCGTGGCGAGAAGCGACAGGTGGCGAAGAGCCGAGAATTGATGAGATTAAAGTTAAAGGGCAAATACGGCGGGAGAAAAATTAA